A window of Leclercia adecarboxylata contains these coding sequences:
- the gutQ gene encoding arabinose-5-phosphate isomerase GutQ — translation MSDFLLNAGRQTLLLELQEASRLPDRLGEEFVRAANTIIQCEGKVIVSGIGKSGHIGKKIAATLASTGTPSFFVHPAEALHGDLGMIESRDVLLFISYSGSAKELDLILPRLQEKSVALLAMTGKARSPLALAAKATLDISVEREACPMHLAPTSSTVNTLMMGDALAMAVMQARGFNEEDFARSHPAGALGARLLNKVHHLMRTDEAIPQVKLNTSVMDAMLELSRTGLGLVAVCDDDRQVKGVFTDGDLRRWLVGGGKLEIAVSSAMTTGGLTLNAESRAIEAKEQLMKRKITAAPVVDCNGRLCGAINLQDFYQAGIL, via the coding sequence ATGAGTGATTTTCTGTTAAACGCGGGGCGTCAGACCCTGCTGCTGGAACTGCAGGAAGCCAGCCGCCTGCCGGACCGTCTGGGTGAGGAGTTCGTCCGCGCGGCTAACACCATTATTCAGTGCGAAGGAAAAGTGATTGTCTCGGGCATCGGTAAATCCGGGCATATCGGCAAGAAGATTGCCGCCACCCTGGCGAGCACCGGCACCCCGTCCTTTTTTGTCCATCCCGCTGAAGCGCTGCACGGCGATCTGGGGATGATCGAAAGCCGCGACGTGCTGCTGTTTATCTCTTACTCCGGTTCGGCAAAAGAGCTGGATCTGATCCTGCCCCGTCTGCAGGAGAAATCGGTGGCGCTGCTGGCGATGACCGGCAAGGCCCGCTCGCCGCTGGCGCTGGCCGCCAAAGCCACGCTGGATATTTCGGTAGAGCGCGAAGCCTGCCCGATGCACCTGGCCCCGACCTCGAGCACCGTCAACACCCTGATGATGGGCGATGCGCTGGCGATGGCGGTCATGCAGGCGCGCGGCTTCAATGAAGAAGATTTTGCCCGCTCCCATCCTGCCGGCGCTTTGGGGGCGCGTCTGCTGAATAAGGTGCATCACCTGATGCGCACCGACGAGGCCATCCCGCAGGTAAAACTGAACACCAGCGTAATGGATGCCATGCTGGAGCTGAGCCGTACCGGCCTGGGGCTGGTGGCGGTCTGCGATGACGATCGGCAGGTCAAAGGGGTCTTTACCGACGGCGACCTGCGTCGCTGGCTGGTGGGCGGCGGCAAGCTGGAAATCGCCGTCAGCAGCGCCATGACCACCGGCGGCCTGACGCTGAATGCCGAAAGCCGCGCCATTGAAGCCAAAGAGCAGCTGATGAAGCGCAAGATCACCGCGGCGCCGGTGGTGGACTGCAATGGCCGCCTGTGCGGCGCCATCAACCTGCAGGATTTCTACCAGGCAGGTATTCTCTAG
- the norR gene encoding nitric oxide reductase transcriptional regulator NorR, whose product MSFSVEVLAKIAIELQSGIGHQDRFQRLISTLRHVLDCDASALLRYEGRQFIPLAIDGLAQDVLGRRFTLEGHPRLETIARAGDVVRFPADSDLPDPYDGLIPGQESLKVHACIGLPLFAGQNLIGALTLDGMSPDQFDTFSDEELRLIAALAAGALNNALLIEQLESQNSLSTRPAGFEPVKSSEMIGLSPGMMSLKKEIEIVAASDLNVLIAGETGTGKELVAKAIHEASPRGVNPLVYLNCAALPESVAESELFGHVKGAFTGAISNRSGKFEMADNGTLFLDEIGELSLALQAKLLRVLQYGDIQRVGDDRSLRVDVRVLAATNRDLREEVLAGNFRADLYHRLSVFPLSVPPLRERGDDVVLLAGYFCEQCRLRMGLSRVVLSSGARAHLLGYGWPGNVRELEHAIHRAVVLARAARAGDEVVIHARHFALHDESVPATMPETPPIVNQNLREATEAFQRQMISRALEQNSRSWAASARALETDVANLHRLAKRLGLKG is encoded by the coding sequence ATGAGTTTTTCTGTAGAGGTACTGGCAAAAATCGCCATTGAATTACAGAGCGGGATAGGACATCAGGATCGCTTTCAGCGGCTGATCTCCACCCTGCGCCATGTGCTGGATTGCGATGCCTCGGCGCTGCTGCGCTATGAAGGACGGCAGTTTATCCCGCTGGCTATCGACGGCCTGGCGCAGGACGTGCTGGGGCGACGCTTCACCCTCGAAGGCCATCCGCGGCTGGAGACCATCGCCCGTGCAGGGGACGTGGTGCGCTTCCCGGCCGACAGCGACCTGCCCGATCCTTACGACGGTTTGATCCCCGGCCAGGAGAGCCTGAAAGTGCACGCCTGTATTGGCCTGCCGCTGTTCGCCGGGCAGAACCTGATCGGCGCCCTGACCCTCGACGGCATGTCCCCGGACCAGTTCGATACCTTCAGCGATGAAGAGCTCAGGCTGATTGCTGCCCTGGCCGCCGGGGCGCTGAACAATGCCCTGCTGATTGAGCAGCTCGAGAGCCAGAACAGCCTCTCCACCCGCCCTGCGGGGTTTGAACCGGTGAAAAGCAGCGAGATGATCGGTCTTTCGCCGGGCATGATGAGCCTGAAAAAAGAGATCGAGATTGTCGCCGCCTCTGATCTCAACGTGCTGATCGCGGGGGAAACCGGCACCGGAAAAGAGCTGGTGGCGAAAGCCATCCACGAAGCCTCTCCCCGGGGAGTGAATCCGCTGGTCTACCTTAACTGCGCCGCGCTGCCGGAGAGCGTGGCGGAGAGCGAGCTGTTCGGTCACGTTAAAGGAGCCTTTACCGGCGCCATCAGCAACCGCAGCGGCAAGTTTGAGATGGCCGATAACGGTACGCTTTTCCTGGATGAGATTGGCGAACTCTCCCTGGCGCTGCAGGCTAAGCTGCTGCGGGTATTGCAGTATGGCGATATCCAGCGCGTGGGCGATGACCGCAGCCTGCGGGTTGACGTGCGGGTGCTGGCAGCCACTAACCGCGATCTGCGTGAAGAGGTGCTGGCCGGTAATTTCCGTGCCGACCTGTACCACCGCCTGAGCGTGTTTCCGCTGTCGGTGCCGCCGCTGCGCGAGCGGGGCGACGATGTGGTCCTGCTGGCGGGCTATTTCTGCGAGCAGTGCCGGCTGCGGATGGGGCTATCCCGGGTGGTATTAAGTTCTGGTGCCCGCGCGCATCTGCTGGGCTACGGCTGGCCGGGCAACGTGCGTGAGCTGGAACATGCCATCCACCGCGCGGTAGTGCTGGCCCGGGCGGCGCGGGCAGGGGATGAAGTGGTGATCCACGCCCGGCATTTTGCCCTGCATGATGAGAGCGTCCCCGCGACGATGCCGGAGACCCCGCCAATAGTGAACCAGAACCTGCGCGAGGCAACGGAGGCGTTTCAGCGTCAGATGATCTCCCGGGCGCTGGAGCAGAACAGCCGCAGCTGGGCGGCAAGCGCGCGGGCGCTGGAGACAGACGTCGCCAACCTGCACCGGCTGGCGAAACGTCTGGGGCTGAAGGGCTAG
- the norV gene encoding anaerobic nitric oxide reductase flavorubredoxin, whose amino-acid sequence MSILVKNNIHWVGQRDWEVRDFHGTEYKTLRGSSYNSYLIREEKNVLIDTVDHKFSREFVQNLRSEIDLADIDYIIINHAEEDHAGALTELMSCIPDTPIYCTNNAIDSITGHHHHPEWNFNVVKTGDSLDIGNGKQLIFVETPMLHWPDSMMTYMTGDAVLFSNDAFGQHYCDERLFNDEVDQAELFEQCQRYYANILTPFSRLVTPKITEILGFNLPVDMIATSHGVVWRDNPTQIVEQYLKWAADYQEDRITIFYDTMSNNTRMMADAIAQGINEVDPNVAVKIFNVARSDKNDILTNVFRSKGVLVGTSTMNNVMMPKIAGLVEEMTGLRFRNKRASAFGSHGWSGGAVDRLSTRLQDAGFEMSMSLKAKWRPDLDALEICRQHGRDIARQWALAPLPEPTSKSSPAQSACAAAATADLGPRMQCSVCQWIYDPATGEPMQDVQPGTPWSEVPDNFLCPECSLGKDVFDELATEAK is encoded by the coding sequence ATGTCTATTCTGGTTAAAAATAACATTCATTGGGTTGGTCAGCGTGACTGGGAAGTCCGGGATTTTCACGGGACGGAATATAAAACGCTGCGCGGCAGCAGCTACAACAGCTATCTCATCCGGGAAGAAAAAAATGTCCTGATCGATACCGTCGATCATAAATTCAGCCGCGAGTTCGTGCAGAACCTGCGCAGCGAAATCGACCTGGCCGATATCGACTACATCATCATTAACCACGCCGAAGAAGATCACGCCGGGGCGCTGACCGAACTGATGTCTTGCATCCCGGATACGCCGATCTACTGTACCAATAACGCTATCGACTCCATTACCGGTCATCATCATCACCCGGAGTGGAATTTCAACGTGGTGAAAACCGGCGATTCACTGGATATCGGCAACGGCAAACAGCTGATCTTCGTTGAAACCCCGATGCTTCACTGGCCGGACAGCATGATGACCTACATGACCGGCGACGCCGTGCTGTTCAGTAACGACGCTTTCGGCCAGCATTACTGCGATGAACGTCTGTTCAATGACGAAGTGGATCAGGCCGAACTGTTTGAGCAGTGCCAGCGCTACTACGCCAACATCCTGACGCCGTTCAGCCGTCTGGTGACGCCAAAAATTACCGAAATTCTCGGCTTCAACCTGCCGGTGGATATGATTGCCACCTCCCACGGTGTGGTGTGGCGCGATAACCCAACCCAGATCGTCGAGCAGTACCTGAAATGGGCGGCGGACTATCAGGAAGATCGCATCACTATCTTCTACGACACCATGTCCAATAACACCCGCATGATGGCCGACGCCATTGCCCAGGGCATTAACGAAGTTGACCCCAACGTGGCGGTGAAGATCTTTAACGTGGCGCGCAGCGACAAGAACGACATTCTGACCAACGTCTTCCGCTCAAAAGGCGTGCTGGTGGGTACCTCCACCATGAACAACGTGATGATGCCGAAAATTGCCGGCCTGGTGGAAGAGATGACCGGCCTGCGCTTTCGTAACAAACGTGCCAGCGCGTTCGGCTCCCACGGCTGGAGCGGCGGCGCGGTAGACCGACTCTCCACCCGTCTGCAGGATGCCGGTTTTGAAATGTCGATGAGCCTGAAGGCGAAATGGCGACCGGATCTGGATGCGCTGGAAATCTGCCGTCAGCATGGCCGGGACATTGCACGTCAGTGGGCGCTCGCTCCGCTGCCAGAACCGACTTCCAAATCCTCACCCGCTCAGAGCGCCTGTGCGGCAGCGGCCACGGCGGACCTTGGGCCACGCATGCAGTGCAGCGTCTGCCAGTGGATCTACGATCCGGCCACCGGCGAGCCAATGCAGGATGTCCAGCCGGGCACGCCCTGGAGCGAAGTACCGGATAACTTCCTGTGTCCGGAATGTTCCCTTGGCAAAGACGTCTTCGATGAACTGGCGACGGAGGCAAAATGA
- the norW gene encoding NADH:flavorubredoxin reductase NorW: MNNGIVIIGSGFAARQLVKNIRKQDANVPLTLIAADSMDEYNKPDLSHVISQSQHADDLTRQTAGEFAEQFNLRLFPYTWVTDIDAAAHVVKGKDNQWSYDKLVLATGASAFVPPVAGRELMLTLNSQMEYRACETTLRDARRVMIVGAGLIGSELAMDFCRAGKAVTLVDHSASILSALMPAEVSSRLQHRLTDMGVHLQLKSQLESLTQTDNGICALLDRDRCIEVDVVIAATGLRPETALAQRAGAETNRGVKVDSYLQTTQPDIYALGDCAEINGQVLPFLQPIQLSAMYLAKNLLGGNTPLKLPAMLVKVKTPALPLHLAGETQRQDLTWQIAIEMQGMVAKGADSEGNLRAFVVSEDRMKEVFALLKALPV; encoded by the coding sequence ATGAATAACGGTATCGTCATCATTGGCTCGGGCTTTGCCGCCCGCCAGCTGGTGAAAAATATTCGTAAACAGGATGCAAACGTCCCGCTGACGCTGATCGCGGCGGACAGCATGGACGAGTACAACAAGCCCGACTTAAGCCACGTTATCAGCCAGAGCCAGCATGCCGACGATCTCACCCGCCAGACGGCGGGGGAGTTTGCCGAGCAGTTTAATCTGCGCCTGTTCCCGTACACCTGGGTTACCGATATCGATGCCGCCGCGCACGTGGTGAAAGGCAAAGATAACCAGTGGTCGTATGACAAACTGGTGCTGGCGACCGGGGCTTCGGCCTTTGTGCCCCCCGTGGCAGGGCGCGAGCTCATGCTGACCCTGAACAGCCAGATGGAGTACCGGGCCTGCGAAACCACCCTGCGCGATGCCAGACGGGTGATGATTGTTGGCGCGGGGCTTATCGGCAGCGAACTGGCGATGGATTTTTGCCGGGCCGGGAAAGCGGTCACCCTGGTTGACCATTCCGCCAGCATTCTGTCGGCGCTGATGCCAGCCGAAGTAAGCAGTCGCTTACAACATCGGCTGACCGATATGGGTGTGCATCTGCAATTAAAATCGCAGCTGGAAAGCCTGACCCAAACCGATAACGGGATCTGCGCCCTGCTGGACAGAGACCGCTGTATCGAGGTGGATGTGGTGATTGCCGCCACTGGCCTGCGTCCGGAAACGGCGCTGGCTCAGCGTGCGGGGGCAGAAACAAACCGCGGCGTGAAGGTCGACAGTTATCTGCAAACCACCCAGCCGGATATCTACGCCCTGGGCGACTGTGCCGAAATTAACGGTCAGGTGCTGCCATTCCTGCAACCCATACAGTTAAGCGCTATGTATCTGGCGAAGAATCTGCTCGGGGGCAACACGCCGTTGAAACTGCCCGCCATGCTGGTGAAGGTCAAAACCCCGGCGCTGCCGCTGCACCTGGCAGGCGAAACCCAGCGTCAGGATTTGACCTGGCAGATCGCCATCGAAATGCAGGGCATGGTGGCAAAAGGGGCCGACAGCGAGGGCAATTTACGCGCCTTCGTGGTCAGTGAAGATCGTATGAAGGAGGTCTTCGCCCTGCTGAAAGCGTTACCCGTTTAA